A single region of the Synergistes jonesii genome encodes:
- a CDS encoding tripartite tricarboxylate transporter TctB family protein, with translation MFRKEDWIFGLISIIIGGFVLFSTQSLLRVQNMTDPAGPAALPRIIAVVMIIIGVIHVFFSLLKIKNCRVLGQAGGRAAGMLKPVFMIVAASIVFIFCLDILGYPIAMLLLIIAVMSFAGVRDIKKLAMTSVITTAVLFAAFFYGLNVNLPLGIFERFF, from the coding sequence ATGTTCAGAAAAGAAGATTGGATATTCGGTTTGATTTCAATCATCATAGGGGGTTTTGTTCTGTTTAGCACCCAAAGTCTGCTCCGCGTGCAAAATATGACGGACCCCGCAGGACCCGCTGCATTGCCGCGTATAATCGCCGTAGTGATGATTATAATCGGGGTAATTCATGTGTTCTTTTCTTTACTGAAAATAAAAAATTGCCGTGTTCTCGGACAAGCTGGCGGTAGAGCCGCTGGCATGCTTAAACCGGTTTTTATGATTGTGGCGGCAAGCATAGTATTTATTTTCTGTCTTGATATACTGGGCTACCCTATAGCAATGCTGCTTCTGATCATTGCCGTTATGTCCTTCGCAGGCGTGCGCGATATAAAGAAGCTTGCGATGACCTCGGTAATAACCACGGCTGTCCTCTTTGCCGCGTTCTTTTACGGTTTGAATGTCAACTTGCCTCTGGGAATCTTCGAGAGATTCTTCTAG
- a CDS encoding tripartite tricarboxylate transporter permease — MGTNFILGLQSVFHLNSLLALGFGVLWGTVGGMIPGINATIAMALLLPFTWGLTPAVAVIMLAGVYCGGEYGGSIPAILIGTPGTNAAACTVFDGYELHKKGETSTALYASLLASVFGGLVGAALLVFIALPLASLALAFGPAEYFSLALLGLTLICSLGEDNVLKGIWAGLFGMLLATIGFDPVAGALRLTLGLPSLSDGLEMIPLMMGLFAISEVFRQSMELKTGVVMEQRKIDMSFPGWSTIKKWIPCAAASSLLGVVIGAMPGAGATVASFLSYSGTKKWSKDPDSFGKGNPLGVIAPESANNAVTGGAMVPLLALGIPGSNSTAIMLGALIIHNVTPGPMLFVNHPDIPYGIFTALFVANIFMLFVGQICIKFAVRIANISKPSLLALIIALVFTGSYAYSGEIFDIWVALVCGIIGLAMKKGHLPHAATVLGFVLGSIMETNLRRALILTKGSYMMVFMNSKISSVLIFIALFSVLWALFKPFYDSIKARRQAA; from the coding sequence ATGGGCACAAACTTTATATTAGGGCTTCAATCTGTATTTCATCTCAATTCGCTGCTGGCTCTCGGATTTGGTGTACTGTGGGGCACGGTCGGCGGAATGATCCCCGGTATCAACGCGACGATAGCGATGGCCCTCCTGCTTCCCTTCACTTGGGGCCTGACTCCCGCCGTTGCGGTGATAATGCTTGCCGGAGTGTACTGCGGAGGAGAATATGGGGGGTCTATTCCAGCCATTTTGATTGGGACTCCGGGAACCAATGCAGCGGCGTGTACCGTCTTTGACGGATACGAGCTGCATAAGAAAGGAGAGACGAGCACGGCGCTTTACGCGTCGCTTCTGGCCTCTGTCTTTGGCGGGCTCGTCGGGGCCGCGCTTTTGGTCTTTATTGCCCTGCCTCTGGCCTCGCTCGCCCTGGCATTTGGCCCCGCCGAATATTTCTCGTTGGCGCTGCTGGGACTGACGCTTATCTGTTCTTTAGGAGAGGATAATGTACTTAAAGGGATTTGGGCCGGGCTCTTCGGAATGCTGCTCGCGACGATCGGCTTTGACCCCGTGGCAGGCGCTTTACGGCTTACGCTTGGCCTGCCCTCACTCTCGGACGGACTTGAAATGATCCCCCTGATGATGGGCCTCTTTGCCATATCGGAGGTCTTCAGGCAATCGATGGAACTGAAAACCGGCGTCGTCATGGAGCAAAGAAAGATTGACATGTCGTTCCCAGGATGGAGCACCATAAAAAAATGGATTCCATGCGCCGCGGCCTCCTCCTTGCTGGGGGTCGTCATCGGGGCGATGCCGGGCGCCGGAGCCACCGTCGCCTCCTTTCTGAGCTACAGTGGCACGAAAAAATGGAGTAAAGACCCGGATTCTTTTGGAAAGGGAAATCCCTTGGGTGTGATTGCACCGGAGTCGGCAAACAACGCTGTTACAGGCGGCGCGATGGTTCCGCTACTGGCGCTTGGCATACCCGGCTCTAACTCGACAGCGATAATGCTCGGAGCCTTGATAATCCATAACGTCACCCCGGGCCCGATGCTCTTTGTCAATCACCCGGATATACCGTATGGTATATTTACAGCCCTTTTTGTAGCAAATATTTTTATGCTCTTTGTCGGACAGATATGCATTAAATTCGCCGTGCGTATCGCGAATATATCAAAGCCGTCTTTGCTTGCTCTGATAATCGCGCTGGTATTCACAGGCTCCTATGCTTACAGCGGTGAAATTTTTGACATCTGGGTGGCGTTGGTCTGTGGTATTATTGGCCTTGCAATGAAAAAAGGGCATCTGCCTCACGCCGCGACCGTACTTGGTTTCGTCCTCGGTTCGATTATGGAGACAAATCTGAGAAGAGCCCTGATATTGACCAAAGGGAGCTATATGATGGTTTTCATGAATTCAAAAATAAGCTCGGTGTTGATTTTCATTGCACTGTTTTCCGTACTGTGGGCGCTCTTTAAGCCGTTCTATGATTCGATAAAGGCGCGCCGACAGGCCGCTTAA